Below is a window of Cytobacillus firmus DNA.
TTCTTTTGATCGTTTATCACGGTTCGCTAAGGAAATTTGACCACTTTCATAAAGAGCAGGCTATGCAAAAAGCAATGAAAGAGTTAGATACGCTCGGCATATGGTTTTCATCTGACATAGATTCTGCTAAGACATTTGCTGTCGGGACAGAAACAGTCATCGAAAAATCAGAAACGGAGCTTTGGGAAGATGGAGTACCAAAAGTAATTCAGTATGACAAGCCAGTCCGCGGATTTGTTTATAAAGTGTATATAGATGAACCATTTTTAAAGGACTACGAATCCTTTGAACATTTCATGAATGAACGGGATCCCTATTGTGACTATGCAAGCACAAAAAAAAGACACCTTACCTGGAATGATAAGGCGATCTTATTGAATAAAGACGAAGCCAATGCGGAATTTCGGAAAAGTCTTGCGAAGCAAGGCTACCATGGTATTACCGTACGAAAATGCCCATTGAAACGGGCGATTCCGATATGTATTGCATTTTTTCGGATGAACTTCTGCAGATTGCCGATGTCTTTTCAGTAGAATAAACGGCTGCCTAGATCTTTTCTTTAAGCCATGAAACCACCTGATCAAGTTCCTCTTTTTCCGTATATCTCCCAAGACTAAATCTGATAGCACCCATTCCAACATGCTCAGGAACCTTCATTTCCCGTAAAACGGGGGACAATTCCACTTTGCCTGAATGGCAGGCTGATCCTGTGGAGGCAGCAAGCTGAGGTATGGCGGATAAGATGTCCTGTCCAACCCTATTGATAAAACTCACATTCAGGGTATTCGGTAGCCGTTTTTCTTCATGGCCATTAAGAACAACCTCTTCACCAAATGCCTCCTTCAATTGACCCCAAAAATAATTTGTTAAGTCAGCAAGCTTCCGGTCCCAGACCTGCTCCTGTGCCAGCTCACAGGCTTTTCCGAGCCCGGCTGCAAGCAATGTGTTCTCTGTTCCTGCACGCATTCCAAACTCATGTCCTGCCCCGTGAATAAGCGGTTCAAGCTCTGTGCCTTTCCTGATATATAAGACGCCAATCCCTTTAGGCGCGTACAATTTATGACCGGCAATGGTGAGCATATCCACATTCAGCTCATTAACATCAACAGGCACTTTTCCGGCGGATTGGGAAGCATCGGTATGAAATGCAATCTTGTGCCTCCTTGCGATTTCCCCTATTTCTTCTATTGGCTGAAGAGTCCCCACTTCATTGTTTGAATGCATAATGGTGATCAGGATTGTGTCTTCCCGGATAGCCTTTTCAATATCCCCAGCAGAAACCAATCCATATTTATCCACATCCAACATCGTGAGTTCAGCACCTAAACGCTCCAGAAATTTTAAAGGCTCGATTATGGCAGGATGCTCTATTTTTGATGTAATGATGTGCTTGCCTTTTGAAAGATGCTTGAAATAATAGCCCTTTAATGCGAGGTTGTTTGCTTCACTTCCACCGCTGGTAAAAATAATCTCTTCAGGTGAGCATGACAGCAAGTCAGATACCTGTTCCCTTGCACGATTCATTTTTTCTTTTACTGGCTGCCCTGCCCAGTGCACTGCGGAAGGATTTCCGTAAAAGTCTGTCAGAAAAGGATACATGTGATCAGCAACCTCTGGGGCCAAAGGCGTGCTTGCGTTGTAATCGAGATAAACTTTGTTCATTTCCCCTCCCCCTTTCTATAAGAATATCAAAATAATAGAGGAAATGGAGTTTTAGACTAATTTAATAGGGATGCCCTCACATCCCTAAAAAAACAATTAACAATAAATTTACAGACCTTTTATCCTTCTTTAATAATGCAGGCTTAAAATAAAGATATACCAACTAATCGAAAGGAGCTGGCGCTATGCTTGAGAAACTTTTTAGATTAGCGGTCCTGACTATTTTTTGTACTCTTTTCCCGTAATTCTTTTATCTCCCAATGGAAGCACGGCATCAAAATGTGAGCTGACAAGTCTATGTAATGCTCGTTCAACTGCCGCGATATCGGCTTTCACTCAAATTTTTCACTTTCTCTCCATCACAGCAAAGTAATTTTCTTCTCCATCCGCAAAGTTAAAAACCCGGCCTGAAGGCATTTCTACAATTTCTCCAACCGTAATGCCCTTGTTTGAAAAGTCGCTATGAAGTCTTTCAAGATCTTCTGTAATAAACATCAACGAAGGGGTGCCCAGGTTTAATCCCGGCGACATCTTCGCTACCCATTCCTTATTGTGCAGAACAATACTCGTCTCCGACTCCTTTGATGGAGATACTTCGATCCATCTCATCCCCTGGCCATTATCTTCTTCGGCCAATATCTGAAATCCAGCTTTTTCAGTCCAAAAATTTACTGCTTCATCCTGATTGTTAACGTATAGCATAATTTGTCCGACTTGCTTAATCATGTTCTTACACTCCTTTCGTAATTTTTATATTAATTAAATCTGAAAATTAATTCAATTAAAAAAGAGCCCTGCCCCAGGGACAAAGCTCTGCCTTCTTAGTAATAGTAAGGATATGGCGCGTACGGGTAAGGCGGGTAAGGATAATAAGGATAACCAAATCCTGGTCCCGGTGCCAGCAAGGCTCCTGTCGCAAGCCCTCCTAAAAAGCCAAGCCCCAGACCAAAGCCTGGTCCTCCAAACCCGAATCCCGGCCGGCCAAAACCAAATCCGGGTCTTCCAATTCCAAATCCGGGACGAACTCGATGGTCAGTGAAATACATGCCATTGTGCGGAACAAACTCCTGTGACACAGGCATGTGCTGGTATTGATAATCCAAACGGAACTCCTCCTCTGTATATGTCTACAGTAAAGGATATGCGTCAGTTGCCTATGGGGTATGGGCCCCTGCCCTTAATTCAAAAACAATCTTCGTTTAATAGATAAGTAACCACACCTCTATTATGATTTCTCCATATCTATAAATTAAATTGATAATTAAAAAGAGGGATACTAGTGAGTAGAAAAAAACAAATTCCTTGCCTTTTCCCCGGATACCGATGGTGCGGTCCCGGATGCAGCGGACCAGGCGCCCCTATTAATGGAGTGGATGCCTGCTGCAAAGCTCATGATAAATGCTGGTCAAGCGGAAGATCCAAATGCAGCTGTGACCAGGAATTTCTCAGATGCCTGAAGCCAAAAACAAACCTGCATGGCGAAGAAGGAACCATTGCGACGATCATTTATATTTATATGAAGATTCAAACCGATTTTACCTGCAGCCGGTTTCGGAGGAGAAGACATTATTAAAAAGCGGCGCTAGTCGCTTTTTTTATTCACAGTAATATTGCTTTATTAAATTACTTCGATTAAACTCAAAATTAGTTATCTGAATAATAAGAAAACCAAAGGAGGAACCATGAAACTAGGAGCGTTTTCAGTAAGCTTAACCGTAAAAGACATTAAGAAGTCAAAAGAATTTTACGAAAAACTTGGTTTTGAAGCATTAGGCGGGAATATTGAGCAAAATTGGCTGATACTGAAGAATGAAAACTGTGTCATAGGTCTATTCCAAGGCATGTTCGAGAAAAACATCCTTACATTTAATCCTGGCTGGAATCAGAATGCAGAAAACCTAGAGGAATTCACTGACATTCTGGACCTTCAAAAGCAACTAAAGGAACAAGGGATTCCTATCATAAACGAAGCAGATGAGTCAGGTTCCGGCCCTGCAAGTTTCACCCTCGAAGATCCGGATGGCAACGCTATTCTTTTCGACCAGCATAGGTAGAATTCTGCTTACATAAAAATAGAAACAGCAGTGCCGGATTGCACTGCTGTTTTAGCCCATAACAATCAACGTTCATTTCCCCGTTTAAAGTTCCCCGTTATCTTTGCCATGATTAATTGCCTGCTCTTTTCATCTTCAGCTTCACTCATTCTTTTTAGAAACTTCTCTGACTCTTTACCTTTTAGGATTTTCACTTGTTTTCCATTAAAATCAAGAAACACTGTGCTATTTTTATTTACCCGAAAGCTAAATGGTTCTTCATCCAGGCGATTCCTTTTATCAATATGATCCATTTTCTTCCTCCTTGCTTAACCAAACTATAATATAAAATACTCAACAAGAAAACAGAATTTTTTAACTAAATGAATCAAATAATATCCTATACACATTTAATTATCCCATTGCAGAAGTGGAGATCCTGCTTATGAGCATAATTTTAGCCCTGCTGGCCGCATTATTTGCATCTTTCACCGCTATTCTCGCTAAAATTGGCATTGAAAAGGTTGATTCCAACCTTGCTACCGCCGTACGGACGATTGTGGTGGTCATCATGGCTTTTTTAATGGTCCTTATTACTGGCGAAACAGATAGCATCTTTACTATTTCGGTGAAATCCTGCGTATTTCTAATCCTGTCCGGCCTGACAACCGGCCTATCATGGATCTGCTTTTTTAAAGCGATTCAGATTGGAGATGTATCTAAAGTAGTTCCCATCGATAAGTCGAGTGTCGTCTTAACGATCCTCTTATCCTTTATTATTCTCAGGGAACCCGCCACAGCTCTGGTTGTTTCAGGCGGAATCATTATTTCCATTGGAACCTTTGTCTTAATTGGCCGAGACAGGAAAAAGACCCGCAAAAAGAAAGTATTTAATACAAAATCATATATTTTCCTAGCCGTCCTGTCCGCTGTATTTGCTGCAGCCACCAATATTTTAGCGAAGATCGGAATTGAAGACGTCGACTCCAATGTGGCTACCTTTATCCGGACTGTGGTCATCATTCTTTTCGCCTGGGGCATCGTATTTTTCCAGGGGACTGTTAAGGAGCTTAAAAGCATTTCGAAAAAGTCCTATTTATTTCTTTTCCTCTCTGGAGCCGCTACCGGATTATCCTGGCTGTGCTATTTCGGCGCTCTCGCCATCGGCAAGGTTAGTGTCGTGAACCCCATTGATAAATTCAGTGTGGTGCTGACTATGATTTTAAGTTTCATTATTTTAAAAGAGAAGCCGGCAATGAATACCATTGCCGGCGCCATTTTGATTACGATTGGGACGGCTTTGCTGATAATCTAGGCGTTAATTATAGATAATTACATAAGAAAAAACGGCTTAAATCCTCAATGTGAGCCGTTTCAATGAAAATTTGGCTTCCAGAAGCCCTTTTCAGAACCTATATTTATGTGCCAGTATTATTTACTTGCAGATAGACCCAATTACTTTCGGATAAAATATTTTATTTGCGCATAGCCCAATTCTACTAGCGTATAAAGCTATTTATTTGCGTTTAGCCAATATCATGATTCACCTACCCAAAAGCCTGCGAAGCAATAGCATATAAGGTATTGTTCCTCTGCGGCATAGCTGCTGAATTTTTCATCATGACTGGAGGAGTGTTTGTTTTAACAAAACCGCTTCGCTCCAGATAGGGCATAAAATCCGTTCTTCCTTCTGGAACATCAATTCGCAGCTTCCCTTTATGATGTAAAGCCAATTTTTCTACGATTAAGGCAGCTGTATCTGAATCAGCTGATGCAATGGGTCCAAGTATTAAATTGACTGGCCCCTGTATGGATAATCCATATCCAATGATCTCTCCATTATTATTTTTAACAACAAGGCATTGTTTAGACTGGCTGATTCGATTGCGCAGGAAAACGCTACGCTTATCCCCAAAGGCAGCCCCGTCCAAATTAACAAGCTTAGCAAAATCAGACTGATTAAAGTCTTCTATAAAAACTCCATCATGATCCTGTAAATGTACAGGGATGAAATCATCACAAAGAAATTTGCTTATAAAATCCACTGTTTTGAAGCCCATTTTTTCATAAAGGGGCTTTCCTTCCTTCGTTGCAATGAGCATTAGCGACATATCCCCATTAATACTTTCAGCACACTTTAGGACTGCTTCCATTGCCAGGCCAAATCCCCTGAATTCTTCATGGACAATAACCATGCCAATCGACGCCAGTTTAGTGTCATAGGGAATTATAGCGGAACTGGATACAATTCTCCCTGCAGCATTCTTATGACCGAAAACTCTCCCGGATTCCAAAAGTGTTCTTACTTCATATTCATCATAATCCCATCCAACCGATGCCGATAAATCTATTAGGCCTGGAATATCATATTGATTTAATTCTGCTAATTCTGCTATCATTTGCTTCTCCCTCTTAGTCTTTGTTTTATCACCTCAATAAGTATTAAATACCCTTCATACAAAATCCTTCTTACTTTACACATCCCTTCAATCTACTTTGTAAAATTGCAGGTCCAAGATTACCGGAACGGGAATTGGAGAGACGCAATTGCACGATTGCATCAGCAGAAAGTTGTGCGGATATTTCGTCAAACTTTCCGGCCAATGGGAAACCGCCAAACAAGCTTGGCTGATCTTCTTTAACAGGATACATATTAAATCTCCAGCTGATCACACCAGGTATTTGTGCAAACCCCTCATATTGATCATACTCGCCAAATGTTGAAGGCAAGGGCATCCAGTCAGCGTAGATTCCAATAGCTGTCCGTTCTCTGACAGGACTCTCCGGCTCCTCTGAATATGGTTTCTTCACTTTAGTTATAAGAGCTGTCCCCTGGATATTGGGAATATCTTTTACAGGCTCCAGCACAATGCTGCAGGGATAGGAAAGGGATTCTGCATGTGCTGCATTTATTTGAAGTTCAAATAATACAAAAAATACTGTTACTAACAAGAATTTATTCATCAGAATTTCCTCCGTTTCAAAGACTAATTTCCCCCTTCACCCGCTTTAAAATTCGGATCAACCTTTGACTTTTTTAATAGATGAATTTATAATGACCAATGTATCAAATTATTTTAGGAGGATTATTAAAAAATGACACACGCGATGAGACTTCGATTCCCAACTTTGAACCAGTAATTTAATACGTTCAAAGGCTCTGTTTGTGTTAACAGAGTAAACGGGATTAGTCTGTCCTTTTTTAATAATCTTCAGTTCATATTGAAATAGCCCATATGGTGTTATTTCTTAAGTTGCCAGTAATCTATGGCAATTTTGATATGAATGGAAAGGCGGATTTTTCTGCCTTTCTTTTTTTATGTCTATACGCCTTCCCATAGACAAGCAAAAGGAAGGTTTATTTGCTGAAGGCTCCTGATCAGCCCCTAACCGAATTAGGATGGGTTCTCTTCCCTTTACTCTGAATCACAGGCAGATGCCTGTGATTTTTTTATTGAAAGGAAGTAGAAAAATGGAGAATCATGCAAAATATATAAATTTCGGAAATGCACTCCGATGCCCGCTCTGTGAGGAATCCCTTCAGGTTGTTCAATCGAAAAGCCTGATTTGCCGGATAAAAGTGAACGGACACATTTAGTGCAGATGTCTCCACTTGCCTGGGATTCAAGTGAGACAGCTTTGGATGAATTTATTACCACGAAAAGCCTAATCACAATTGACGCCGATATTTTAATCGGATTAAACAAAAAAGAAACGAGGTTTTAAGAATGGAAAATGTAATTTTCGAATTAAAAAATATTGAAGTGTCCTATTTAGATAGATTAGTATTAAACATTCCCCGGCTGGCCGTGCACCAGTTTGACCAGATTGGCATTGTCGGAAAAAATGGGGCTGGTAAGAGCACACTGCTGAAGCTGATGGCTGGACATTTAAAGCCTGAAAAAGGAATGGTTAAAAGATTTGCTGATTTTGCCTATTTCGATCAGCTTTCAGCTCCTGAGGCAAGCGAAATAGATTATAAACTGGCTGGTCAATTATCGATTCCTCAAACCGAAATAGAAAATTTAAGCGGCGGGGAAAGAACCAGGAGGAAATTGGCCCAGCTATTCTCAAGCTATTACGAAGGCTTATTAATTGATGAACCCACCACCCACCTCGATAAGGAAGGCACACAATTCTTTATTGAAGAGCTGACCTATTATTATGGAGCCCTTGTGCTGGTCAGCCATGACAGGTATGTGCTTGACAAACTCGTCACGAAAATTTGGGAAATTGAAGATGGTTCTGTGACAGAATATACCGGGAACTATTCTGATTACACGGAACAAAAAGGCCAGCAGCGAAAACAGCAGCTCGATCAGCATGAAAAATTTGTGAAAGAGAAGTCCCGCCTATTAAAAGCGGCGGAGGAAAAAATGAAAAAGGCTGATAAGATTACTCAGGCGAATGGGCATATCTCCAAAAAGGAAACAAAGGCCAAAGCCAATAAAATGTTTATGACAAAATCCAAGGATACTAGCCAAAAAGCTGTCCAGCGCGCTGCCAAAGCTATTGAACAGCGGGTACAGATGCTGGAGAGTGTGGATGCGCCAAAGGAAGAAATGACGATTCACTTTCACCAGCATCCGGCACTGGAAATGCACAATAAATTTCCCATCATGGGCGACCGGATAACGTTAAAAGGCGGAGATAGAACACTCCTGAAAGAAGCAAGCTTCCAATTCCCTCTTGGCCATACCATTGCCATTACAGGAAAAAACGGATCAGGAAAAACAACTCTGCTCAACCACATCCTGAATCGCGGCGAGGGCATAACCCTCTCTCCTAAAGCGGTTATAGGCGCTTATGAACAGATGGATTATCAGTTCGATAAAAGCAAAACGGTGCTGGAATATATGAAAGAAAATAGCGATTATGAAGATAGTAAAATTCGTTCTATTCTTCACTCCATGAGTT
It encodes the following:
- a CDS encoding cysteine desulfurase family protein, whose product is MNKVYLDYNASTPLAPEVADHMYPFLTDFYGNPSAVHWAGQPVKEKMNRAREQVSDLLSCSPEEIIFTSGGSEANNLALKGYYFKHLSKGKHIITSKIEHPAIIEPLKFLERLGAELTMLDVDKYGLVSAGDIEKAIREDTILITIMHSNNEVGTLQPIEEIGEIARRHKIAFHTDASQSAGKVPVDVNELNVDMLTIAGHKLYAPKGIGVLYIRKGTELEPLIHGAGHEFGMRAGTENTLLAAGLGKACELAQEQVWDRKLADLTNYFWGQLKEAFGEEVVLNGHEEKRLPNTLNVSFINRVGQDILSAIPQLAASTGSACHSGKVELSPVLREMKVPEHVGMGAIRFSLGRYTEKEELDQVVSWLKEKI
- a CDS encoding VOC family protein, with the protein product MIKQVGQIMLYVNNQDEAVNFWTEKAGFQILAEEDNGQGMRWIEVSPSKESETSIVLHNKEWVAKMSPGLNLGTPSLMFITEDLERLHSDFSNKGITVGEIVEMPSGRVFNFADGEENYFAVMERK
- a CDS encoding phospholipase, with translation MSRKKQIPCLFPGYRWCGPGCSGPGAPINGVDACCKAHDKCWSSGRSKCSCDQEFLRCLKPKTNLHGEEGTIATIIYIYMKIQTDFTCSRFRRRRHY
- a CDS encoding VOC family protein, producing MKLGAFSVSLTVKDIKKSKEFYEKLGFEALGGNIEQNWLILKNENCVIGLFQGMFEKNILTFNPGWNQNAENLEEFTDILDLQKQLKEQGIPIINEADESGSGPASFTLEDPDGNAILFDQHR
- a CDS encoding EamA family transporter; translated protein: MSIILALLAALFASFTAILAKIGIEKVDSNLATAVRTIVVVIMAFLMVLITGETDSIFTISVKSCVFLILSGLTTGLSWICFFKAIQIGDVSKVVPIDKSSVVLTILLSFIILREPATALVVSGGIIISIGTFVLIGRDRKKTRKKKVFNTKSYIFLAVLSAVFAAATNILAKIGIEDVDSNVATFIRTVVIILFAWGIVFFQGTVKELKSISKKSYLFLFLSGAATGLSWLCYFGALAIGKVSVVNPIDKFSVVLTMILSFIILKEKPAMNTIAGAILITIGTALLII
- a CDS encoding GNAT family N-acetyltransferase; this encodes MIAELAELNQYDIPGLIDLSASVGWDYDEYEVRTLLESGRVFGHKNAAGRIVSSSAIIPYDTKLASIGMVIVHEEFRGFGLAMEAVLKCAESINGDMSLMLIATKEGKPLYEKMGFKTVDFISKFLCDDFIPVHLQDHDGVFIEDFNQSDFAKLVNLDGAAFGDKRSVFLRNRISQSKQCLVVKNNNGEIIGYGLSIQGPVNLILGPIASADSDTAALIVEKLALHHKGKLRIDVPEGRTDFMPYLERSGFVKTNTPPVMMKNSAAMPQRNNTLYAIASQAFG
- a CDS encoding erythromycin resistance leader peptide; the protein is MTHAMRLRFPTLNQ
- a CDS encoding Msr family ABC-F type ribosomal protection protein produces the protein MENVIFELKNIEVSYLDRLVLNIPRLAVHQFDQIGIVGKNGAGKSTLLKLMAGHLKPEKGMVKRFADFAYFDQLSAPEASEIDYKLAGQLSIPQTEIENLSGGERTRRKLAQLFSSYYEGLLIDEPTTHLDKEGTQFFIEELTYYYGALVLVSHDRYVLDKLVTKIWEIEDGSVTEYTGNYSDYTEQKGQQRKQQLDQHEKFVKEKSRLLKAAEEKMKKADKITQANGHISKKETKAKANKMFMTKSKDTSQKAVQRAAKAIEQRVQMLESVDAPKEEMTIHFHQHPALEMHNKFPIMGDRITLKGGDRTLLKEASFQFPLGHTIAITGKNGSGKTTLLNHILNRGEGITLSPKAVIGAYEQMDYQFDKSKTVLEYMKENSDYEDSKIRSILHSMSFTGNDLKKDVRSLSGGEAIRLVLCQLFLGRYNVLILDEPTNFLDVFCIEALERFLEAYNGTVLLVSHDRVFVERVADCVYAIEEKMLVLKKS